One Edaphobacter lichenicola DNA window includes the following coding sequences:
- the hldE gene encoding bifunctional D-glycero-beta-D-manno-heptose-7-phosphate kinase/D-glycero-beta-D-manno-heptose 1-phosphate adenylyltransferase HldE: MLPELHSILNLLEGGFSQLKVLVIGDIMLDRYIHGEVERISPEAPVPVIRHAQRYERAGGAANVAMNLAGLGCQTFLAGLWGSDSEQAELAAILERASINTAGVVSSSLPTISKTRIVGRMQQLLRLDIESRDPVPAIEAQRLQERATELVAKVHAVILSDYAKGALTRSLCESVIRAARNAGIPVFADPKTPDFSKYSGATTVCPNLGELSAATGIPSHHTDELLAAAQALVTEHDFKFLTVTMSEKGITVLRPPSEGNPGIYHSPARAREVFDVSGAGDTVIATLAAGVAGGLQIETAVDLANLAAGIVVSKVGTVPIAAHELVAALTPSSGLTAGEKILDLDRLKLRVAEWRSSGETIVFTNGCFDLLHVGHITLLEDCRRFGSKLVLGLNADASVCRLKGPTRPIVSERERARVMAALAAVDAVVLFEEDTPLELIRTLRPNVLVKGGDYTIETVVGHEDVIAYGGRVEIVPTVEGFSTTNLVKKLTANPTPSEEIKK; encoded by the coding sequence ATGCTGCCCGAACTTCATTCGATCCTGAACCTGCTTGAGGGCGGCTTCAGTCAACTCAAAGTGCTCGTCATTGGCGACATCATGCTCGACCGCTACATCCACGGCGAGGTCGAGCGCATCTCCCCCGAGGCCCCGGTCCCAGTCATCCGCCACGCCCAGCGTTACGAGCGCGCAGGCGGAGCGGCCAACGTAGCCATGAACCTCGCCGGCCTCGGCTGTCAGACCTTCCTCGCGGGCCTCTGGGGCAGTGACTCCGAGCAGGCAGAACTAGCAGCTATCCTCGAACGCGCCAGCATCAACACCGCCGGAGTCGTCTCAAGCTCGCTCCCCACCATCTCGAAGACCCGGATCGTCGGCCGCATGCAGCAGCTTCTCCGCCTAGACATCGAGAGCCGAGACCCGGTCCCAGCGATCGAAGCGCAACGCCTTCAGGAGCGCGCCACCGAGCTCGTCGCAAAGGTCCACGCCGTCATCCTCTCCGACTACGCCAAAGGGGCCCTCACCCGTTCTCTTTGCGAGTCCGTCATCCGTGCCGCACGCAACGCAGGCATCCCCGTCTTCGCCGACCCCAAAACCCCCGACTTTAGCAAATACTCTGGCGCGACCACCGTCTGTCCCAATCTAGGCGAACTCTCCGCAGCCACCGGCATCCCCTCTCACCACACCGACGAACTCCTCGCCGCAGCCCAGGCCCTGGTCACAGAACACGACTTCAAATTCCTCACCGTCACCATGAGCGAGAAGGGAATCACAGTCCTCAGGCCACCATCAGAAGGCAACCCAGGCATCTATCACTCACCCGCACGCGCCCGCGAGGTCTTCGATGTCTCAGGAGCAGGCGATACCGTCATCGCAACCCTCGCTGCTGGAGTCGCAGGCGGCTTACAAATCGAAACCGCAGTCGACCTCGCCAACCTCGCCGCAGGAATCGTAGTCAGTAAGGTAGGCACCGTACCCATCGCAGCGCACGAGCTCGTCGCGGCCCTCACTCCCAGCTCCGGGCTCACCGCCGGTGAAAAGATCCTCGACCTCGACCGCCTCAAACTCCGCGTAGCCGAGTGGCGCTCCTCCGGCGAGACCATCGTCTTCACCAACGGCTGCTTCGACCTCCTCCACGTCGGCCACATCACCCTGCTCGAAGATTGCCGCCGCTTTGGTTCCAAGCTCGTCCTGGGCCTCAACGCGGACGCCTCGGTCTGCCGCCTCAAAGGCCCAACCCGCCCCATCGTCTCGGAACGAGAACGCGCCCGCGTCATGGCTGCTCTCGCCGCAGTAGACGCCGTGGTTCTCTTCGAAGAAGACACACCCCTCGAACTCATCCGCACACTGCGGCCCAACGTACTGGTCAAAGGCGGCGACTACACCATCGAAACCGTGGTCGGTCACGAAGATGTGATCGCCTACGGAGGACGAGTCGAGATCGTCCCCACCGTAGAAGGCTTCTCGACCACCAACCTCGTAAAAAAGCTCACGGCAAATCCAACCCCGAGCGAGGAGATTAAGAAGTGA